GGGAGGCTTCACGCCCCGCGCCTCGCAGGGCGCTCACCCGACTGCCGGCAGATGAGAGGCCCTGGGAACCGCGGCGGGACGGGTTCACAGTGCCCACGGCAGCCCCTGCCTGCGCGCCGCTCTGCCCACAAGTCACGCACGCCTTCCCGTCCCTTTGCTGGCTGTGCAGGCGAGCGGTCTGATGCTTCCCTTCCTTTGGGTGGGGGgcttgttgttttttgggttttgttcgtTGCTTTGGTTTTtcgggttgggtttttttgttgtcgtCGTCGTTGGGATTtagggtttttggtttggtttggggtttttttatggagGACTGTCGGTTTCGGTAGTTAAGTCGTCTTTACACCTGGGGCATCACGAGCGATGCTGGCTCGGGAAGCACAGCACCGGCCCGCACACCTAGAATCCGCACCTCCATGCTGCGACCCTGCGGGAAGCAAACCGCCCGCAAGTGCCTCTAACATTCCCTCCCGCCCCAAGCGGGGCTGGGGatttccccccttttgttctCTCCGACCCTCCCTTCCAGCTCCCGCGGGGCTGCGGGctgcggcggcgggaggcgggaCGGTCCCGGGGCTCGGACCGGCCTCCCCCGCCCCCGGGGCGCCGTCGGGGCAGTGCGGGCGCGGAGGGGCGGCCCCGCGGAGCCGGTGCGGGTTTGGGGGGACAGCGGGGGCTCTGGGAgcggggcagggggcagggagcagctgcccacgGGGCCCCGGGGGCAGCGCTAGAGGGTGCAGCTCACGGCCGCGGGGAGGAGGGGGCGGGCGGCTGCCAACGGGGGTTGCGGGGCTGTCGGTCACGCCTTCCCCACGCCGGTCCGTACCGCGCCGAGCCGTGTTCCCCAGCAGCAAACCCCCCAGAGCTGCCGCAAGAGCTGCGAGCGGCGTTGCGTGAGCCGCCTCTGGGCCGGGGACCTGCACTGGCGGGTCCCTTCTGCCCTGCGCCGCGGATTCTGTCGCAGGAGCGCGGCGCTGGGGTGAATGGATGATGAGTCAGTCAAAAGGAGCTGTCAGTCTCTTTGAAGATTGCGTTTAAAGGGACTTGCCAAGTCAAGACGGGAGAGTGACAAGATAGAGACCCTGGTGCTTTACATGCGAAGGCCGGCTCTTCCGCTTCATCTGCACCATACTAAAGGATGTGTTGAAGCATTGAATCACAAAAAAGTGGCACGCCAAAGAAAAGGTGCCACATAACAATGATTGTAGTGTTTTAATTGTGGGGGAATCGCATCACCAAAGCCAATTGAGACGAACGAGGCTATACACAGAAGGAAACGGTACAACACTTCCATAACTTATAATTAAACTGAAGTCCGACTAACATTTGACTTTCTAATGAGTGTAATGAGATTACATGCCTGATGGAAGCATTTGTGAAAAAGCGACTTTCTGTGTTTAATGAGGTCCTAATACAGGACAAGATCGAATTATAGGTCGGCTCTTTTTCTCTCAAAGAGCCCCGTTTAAGTTCAATGACACCGGTACCGCCCGCCTGCCGCCGGACGGGGCGAGGCTTGCGGCCGGTCAGCCCCGCCGCAGCCCAGAATCGCACGAATAGTGACCAAATAAATAAGCAatgacccccccccccacccacccacccagcccccggcccggcccagcctcgGCGTGTTTGTGTGTGTAAGTAGCTCCTCTAATTGCTATTGGAATAGATCCATGCCATCCGCGCTAGGGAACTAAATGTGTTTAACTAGGTTAATGCAATTAGCATGCATGCAACATATTGCTCCCACTTTGAggcagtttggaaaaaaaaaaaaaggagaaggagagaTGTACAGTATATGATGAGTTATAATTATGCCTTGGCTCACCCGGGCCGTTCCCATCCGCCTGGGCACCGCGCGGGGACAGCGCGGCTCCGGCCGCGGGCCGGCCCGGGCATCTGGGGCTCTGCCGGGGGCTGAGCCGTCGGGGCCGAGCCGCGGGTGCCACGGGAAAATCAGCACCTGCGGCATCGGGCCGAGCCCCCCGCCCCCGCCGGGAGCGctcgcagcccccggcccgcccggccccggccgcccccgcccctcGCCCCCGGGCAGGTGCAGCCCAGCCGTCCCTTCCGCAGCCGGGCACGCTGAGCTGGGGCTACCGGAGCCATTCTGCCACCAGTTGCACGATGGCTTTGCCATGCCCCTGTCCCCCCTCCCCCGCCCCCAGCGGCAGTCCCGGGGCGAGGAGCGCGGGGTTTGTTTCCAAGGCGCGGCCGCGGGGGGAACCGCGGAAGGCTCGGGGCAGCCGGCAGAGCCCCAAGCCCGCCCGGGCCCGGCCTCGCCCTTCCCTCCCCGGCAGCTTCAGGAGCAGCTTTGGGCGGCTCTGGACAGCGCGCCCATTCCCACGGCGGCGCGGTCGGGGGTACGAGGCGGGGGACGCGCACCCTCGcaaggtttgtgttggggggctcGGGTCTTCCAGCTGGAAACCACAAGCGGTGCTGAGACACTGAAAGGAGGGGACCTTCTAGAGATACACAAAGACATCAGTTGGAAGCACTTCAGGAGAGGACGTCAAAAGGGGTGGAGAGAAGGCGAAAGTGTGTCCCCGCCCGTCCCCGTCCCCCCGGCGCTATAAGCGCAGCCCGAGCCGGCGGTGGGGCAGAGTGGGGCCAGCATCTGGGCTGAGGGTGCCATGAGCCTTGGGGCTCGCCCCGCCGGGACACCGGTCCGGTCGTTCATTGCAAGGCTTCCTCGGGATGTGGCGGGGCTCTCGGAAGCCGCTTCCCACAAATATACTGCTCCACAAGGTACAATTCGGGTTTATTATTAACAAACACAAGGAGAGTCCACGTGcggcaataaattattttcacaGGTTCTGACGTATTTCccccattaaaataaaaaaaaaaaaaaaaaaggtgctggTGGAATAAACCTATTGcatatctttaaaaaaatcaagataaattatataaattatatattcaaAACAAACGATTCTACCTCATTATCACTATTCcttaataaatagataaataaatttgATTGCCCTTAGAGTCTGAATCTTAAATTACATTTACAATATAGGTCTCTACATACAGCATGTACAGAGCGGGCGGGGGCGGGGACCACCCGCGCGGCGCCTCACGCCACGTAGTCGAAGGGGGGCTCGTTTTCTATGTCGTTGAGGGAGGGTTTGTTGTTCACCTTCCGCGGGTCCTCGGGGGTCCACACTTTGGCTGTCCGGATGATGTTTTGTTCCTTGAGCTGCTTTTCATCAGTCCACGACAGCGAGTGACCGGCCAGAGGGGGGAGTCCGTAGTCGGGGTCGCTCGGAGAGGGAGatcctggagggcaggagggaaaaGGGAGCAGGGGGTTATTGCCGGGGCCGGCATTCCTGCGGAGCGCGGTGCCGGGCCGTACCGGGCCGCCACTTACTTGTGCCGCGGTGGCAGATGATGATTTTCTTGGGCTGGCTGGGGCTCTCGCTGCTGGCGCTGCGCAGCGGCAGGTCGGACTGCACCAGCTCGCTGAGGAAGTTGATGTAGCCGATGGCCAGGCGCAGCGTGTCCACCTTGGAGAGGCGCTTCTCGTAGGGCAGGGTGGGGATGTGCGAGCGCAGCCCCTCGAAGGCGTCGTTGATGGACTGCatccgccgccgctcccgcacgTTGGCGGCCTgacggagctgctgcagctccgccTCGGAGCGCACCCGCCGCCGCCGCTTGGCCGAGCCCAGCGCCTGGAGCCGCCCCCCGGGGGACAGCagggccgcgcccgccgccccgcaGCATTCGTAGGCGAAGCCGGGCGAGGCGGGAGACGGCGGGAAGGCGGCGGCCGGCGCCGGGCAGCGGTAGCCGCCCTCGGGGTCGCCGCCGTCGCGATAGTACTCCTGCAGCTGCCGGCTGAGGAAATCCACGTCCGGCTCCAGCAGCCCGTCCGCGGCCAGCACGTCCCGCGGAGGAGGCTCGGAGAAAAAATCCTCCTCGTCGAAGTAGGGGGGCGAGGAGAAGGAGTCCAGCCCCCCAGGGAAGTGCTCCAGCAGCACGGTCTCCATGCTGCTCCCGGGCCCGGcgcggacgggacgggacggggcaggggggccgccccgccgggacGCGCCCGCAGCCGCTGTGTCCGGCCCGCTGCCCGAGCCGCCCCGGCGGTGGCGGTGCCGgtggcggggccgccccgccctgccctgccctgcccgccgcGCTGTGGCGGGGCCGGGCCTCGCCGCCGCTCTCCGGGAGGGGCCGGAGCCGCTGGCGCCGCGGGCCGGCACGCGAGGGGTCTTATAACGACATCCCCGGGCGCGTGCCGCCGGGCGCCGCCGCCAGCCAATCAGGGCGCGCCGGGGAGGGGGGGGCGGGGGACCCCGCGCGCGGCCGGGGGGAGGCGCCCAGCACCGGGCGGGGGGGGCGGGCGGGACCCGACGGAGCCCCCGCCCGGCACAGCCCGGcacggcacagccccgccccgccccgcccgacACCCCCCGGTACCGCCCGGcacggcacagccccgccccgccccgcccgacACCCCCCGGTACCGCCCGGCACGGCACAGCCCCGCACCGCCCCGCCCGACACCCCCCGGTACCGCCCGGCACCGTCCCGCACGGCTCGGCACCGTCCCGCACCGTCCGGCACTGCCCCGGACCGTCCCGCACCGCTCGGCACCGTCCGCACCGCCCCACCCCTCCCGACACCGCCCCGCACGGCCCGGTACCGCCCCGCACCTCCCGGCGCCGCCCGG
The sequence above is drawn from the Melospiza melodia melodia isolate bMelMel2 chromosome 1, bMelMel2.pri, whole genome shotgun sequence genome and encodes:
- the PTF1A gene encoding pancreas transcription factor 1 subunit alpha; amino-acid sequence: METVLLEHFPGGLDSFSSPPYFDEEDFFSEPPPRDVLAADGLLEPDVDFLSRQLQEYYRDGGDPEGGYRCPAPAAAFPPSPASPGFAYECCGAAGAALLSPGGRLQALGSAKRRRRVRSEAELQQLRQAANVRERRRMQSINDAFEGLRSHIPTLPYEKRLSKVDTLRLAIGYINFLSELVQSDLPLRSASSESPSQPKKIIICHRGTRSPSPSDPDYGLPPLAGHSLSWTDEKQLKEQNIIRTAKVWTPEDPRKVNNKPSLNDIENEPPFDYVA